One region of Exiguobacterium acetylicum genomic DNA includes:
- a CDS encoding succinate dehydrogenase cytochrome b558 subunit — protein sequence MANHRDFVSRKIHSLLGVIPIGLFLLSHLTTNYFIVRGEEDFNKAAEFVGNVPYRLFLEIFVIFIPIILHGVYGVYIAFTGSANTGRYTYFRNWMYVLQRFSGVFLVVFITWHVWETRIAAAMGTPVDASMMQNIVDNGFMLAFYIVGILATTFHLANGLWTFCITWGITQSPASQRAMSYVAALVFIGLSFVGVRSILTFAGVL from the coding sequence ATGGCGAATCATCGTGATTTCGTGAGTCGTAAGATACACTCACTGCTCGGCGTCATTCCAATCGGGTTATTTTTACTTTCGCACTTAACGACGAACTACTTCATCGTACGTGGTGAGGAAGACTTCAATAAGGCCGCGGAATTCGTGGGGAACGTTCCGTATCGATTGTTCTTAGAGATCTTTGTCATCTTCATTCCGATCATCTTGCATGGCGTCTACGGCGTGTACATCGCATTCACCGGTTCTGCGAACACAGGGCGTTATACATACTTCCGGAACTGGATGTATGTACTGCAACGGTTCAGCGGTGTATTCCTTGTCGTGTTCATCACGTGGCACGTTTGGGAAACACGGATTGCCGCTGCGATGGGAACTCCAGTCGATGCAAGCATGATGCAGAACATCGTCGATAATGGATTCATGCTCGCGTTTTATATCGTCGGGATCTTGGCGACGACATTCCACCTTGCGAACGGACTTTGGACGTTCTGCATCACATGGGGAATCACGCAGTCACCAGCATCTCAACGGGCGATGTCTTACGTGGCAGCACTCGTATTCATCGGTTTATCGTTTGTAGGCGTACGCTCGATCTTAACGTTTGCAGGCGTGTTGTAA
- a CDS encoding YslB family protein has protein sequence MMDATPNQTPLFGIELIRDYVLTDLLGSDYRQVIYWAGKRLARQFPVVDESELASFFEQAGWGTLEIRKRKGTVISFVLSPPDTTRDERPQGYFQLEAGFLAEQFSRFNGCVAEGYAELTKELVQITVQIDPKDPLEPLK, from the coding sequence ATGATGGATGCTACACCAAATCAAACACCACTTTTCGGTATCGAATTGATCCGAGATTATGTGCTGACCGATCTTCTCGGATCGGATTATCGGCAAGTCATCTACTGGGCAGGTAAACGTCTAGCGCGTCAATTCCCTGTCGTAGATGAATCTGAATTAGCCTCATTTTTTGAACAAGCAGGTTGGGGAACGCTCGAAATCAGGAAACGTAAAGGAACGGTCATCTCATTCGTGCTGTCTCCTCCTGATACGACGAGAGATGAACGACCACAAGGGTACTTCCAACTCGAAGCGGGGTTCCTCGCTGAACAGTTCTCCCGTTTTAACGGATGTGTCGCGGAAGGATATGCCGAGTTAACTAAAGAGCTCGTTCAAATTACGGTCCAAATCGACCCTAAAGATCCACTTGAACCACTCAAGTGA
- a CDS encoding PH domain-containing protein — translation MFKKLAADLTGFSDIGQVIHPDDFDKAAADDYVLHEDGEKIYFLIKSKSDEYCFTNLALIHLDGESAVSSKRVLYRYPYAHYPIRHVMFETAGTVDLDVEIKFEIGGKHYSIDVDKKQLEHVKDLYKTLLAIAEKQYEGQKMLEFANSSLNHSVTILGGLRQGDMNVPQTFKELSEQSFEWLQGHYHQWNQRDFGSYYEKYINN, via the coding sequence ATGTTCAAAAAACTAGCAGCAGATTTAACGGGATTCAGTGATATCGGACAAGTCATTCATCCTGATGATTTCGACAAAGCAGCCGCTGACGATTATGTCTTGCATGAAGACGGCGAGAAAATCTATTTCTTGATCAAATCTAAATCTGACGAGTATTGCTTTACGAATCTGGCTTTGATTCACCTCGATGGTGAAAGTGCCGTCAGTTCAAAACGCGTCTTGTATCGCTATCCTTACGCGCACTATCCGATTCGCCACGTCATGTTCGAAACGGCGGGAACGGTCGATCTTGATGTCGAAATTAAATTCGAGATCGGTGGCAAACATTATTCGATCGACGTCGATAAGAAACAACTCGAACATGTGAAGGATCTTTACAAAACACTTCTTGCTATTGCTGAAAAACAGTATGAAGGACAAAAGATGCTCGAGTTCGCAAACAGCTCATTGAATCATTCGGTCACGATTCTCGGCGGACTTCGTCAAGGTGATATGAACGTGCCGCAAACATTCAAAGAGTTGTCTGAACAATCCTTCGAGTGGCTACAAGGTCACTACCATCAGTGGAACCAGCGTGACTTCGGTTCATACTACGAGAAGTACATCAACAACTAA
- the uvrC gene encoding excinuclease ABC subunit UvrC: MGHQEHIKAKLSLLPDEPGCYLHKNEFGEIIYVGKAKNLKNRVRSYFTGAHDIKTERLVAEVRDFEYIITASELEALLLEMTLIKKHDPKYNIMLKDDKSYPYLKITNETYPRLITTRKLKKDGGHYFGPYPNAYAANETKRLLDRLYPLRKCQPMPKKLCLYYHIGQCLGPCEIPNLESEQKALVSEIRRFLSGDTKELVEDLKQKMVDAAETMEFERAGELRDQVRAIESIMNKQNMITADLTSRDVFGIHVDKGWMCVQVFFLRGGKMIERDVSLFPIYGTPAEELESFIVQFYEKNIKPSEVYVPPLVNQLLLKEALSIKIHVPVRGSKRKLLDLATKNAENAISERFELLAKDEKRTVQAVEELADAIDVHPLSRIEIIDNANIQGADAVSALVVFEDGKPLKKEYRKFKIRTVQGPDDYESMREIVRRRYRRLLLEGARLPDLVLIDGGVGQLNAALEVIQDELGLSLPVGSLKKDDKHRTSQLLFGEDARLVELSPRSSAFYLLQRMQDEVHRFAITFHRSLRSKGMTRSLLDEIPGVGPKRRQQLIRHFGSMRSLRRATIEQLAEAGLPVKLAETVAEYLSQANEE, encoded by the coding sequence TTGGGACATCAAGAACATATCAAAGCAAAACTATCCCTTTTGCCTGATGAGCCAGGATGTTATCTGCACAAAAATGAATTCGGCGAAATCATCTATGTCGGAAAAGCAAAAAATCTCAAGAACCGAGTCCGCTCCTATTTCACGGGAGCACATGATATTAAAACGGAACGTCTCGTCGCGGAAGTCCGAGACTTCGAATACATCATCACAGCCAGTGAACTAGAAGCGTTGTTGCTTGAGATGACACTAATTAAGAAACATGATCCGAAGTACAATATCATGTTGAAGGATGATAAGTCGTATCCGTACTTGAAAATTACGAATGAGACCTATCCTCGCTTGATCACGACGCGTAAGTTAAAAAAGGATGGTGGTCATTATTTTGGTCCTTATCCGAATGCGTATGCGGCGAACGAGACGAAACGTCTGTTAGATCGTTTATATCCGCTGCGTAAATGCCAACCGATGCCGAAAAAACTTTGTCTGTACTACCATATCGGTCAGTGTCTCGGTCCATGCGAAATCCCGAATCTCGAGTCGGAACAAAAAGCGCTCGTTTCAGAAATCCGACGTTTCTTGTCGGGCGACACGAAAGAGCTTGTCGAAGACTTGAAACAGAAGATGGTGGACGCTGCCGAAACGATGGAATTTGAACGTGCCGGAGAATTGCGCGATCAAGTACGGGCGATTGAGTCGATCATGAACAAACAAAACATGATCACAGCGGATTTGACGTCACGCGACGTATTCGGAATCCATGTCGATAAAGGTTGGATGTGTGTCCAAGTCTTCTTCCTTCGCGGTGGAAAGATGATCGAACGTGATGTCTCGCTTTTCCCGATTTACGGTACACCAGCAGAAGAGCTCGAGAGTTTCATCGTCCAGTTCTACGAAAAGAACATCAAACCAAGTGAAGTCTATGTACCGCCACTCGTCAATCAGCTGTTGCTCAAAGAGGCGCTCTCGATTAAAATTCACGTTCCGGTCCGAGGATCAAAACGGAAATTACTTGATTTAGCGACGAAGAATGCTGAAAATGCGATCTCGGAACGTTTCGAGTTGTTAGCGAAAGATGAGAAACGGACCGTTCAAGCAGTCGAAGAACTCGCTGATGCGATCGACGTTCATCCATTGTCCCGAATCGAGATCATCGATAACGCGAACATTCAAGGGGCGGACGCCGTTTCGGCGCTCGTCGTCTTTGAAGACGGTAAACCACTGAAAAAAGAATACCGAAAGTTCAAGATCCGGACCGTTCAAGGACCGGACGACTATGAATCGATGCGGGAAATCGTGCGTCGGCGTTATCGACGGTTGTTACTCGAAGGAGCGCGCCTTCCGGACCTCGTCCTGATTGACGGAGGAGTCGGACAGTTGAATGCTGCTTTAGAAGTCATTCAAGATGAACTCGGCTTATCCCTGCCGGTCGGCTCATTAAAAAAAGATGACAAACACCGGACGAGTCAATTGTTGTTTGGAGAAGATGCCCGTCTCGTCGAACTAAGTCCGCGTTCGAGTGCGTTTTATCTACTTCAACGAATGCAAGATGAGGTTCACCGGTTCGCGATCACGTTCCACCGCTCGCTCCGTTCAAAAGGAATGACCCGTTCTTTGCTCGACGAGATTCCAGGAGTCGGACCGAAACGACGCCAGCAGTTGATTCGTCATTTCGGATCGATGCGCAGCCTGCGACGCGCAACGATCGAACAGTTGGCGGAAGCAGGATTACCTGTTAAGTTAGCGGAAACCGTCGCTGAATATTTAAGCCAAGCGAATGAAGAATGA
- a CDS encoding dihydrolipoyl dehydrogenase family protein — MRTYDCIVIGTGSAGNQAAYKFTEKGLRVAIVENFTPGGTCAQRGCDAKKILLTGSETKDAVERLLGYGVKGLVSIDWRQLMERKNEYTRAIPEQTRKRYAETDIDYFHGEPHFVSSHRLRIGEEEIEGKQFLIATGLRPRELSVPGSERFITSNEFLELKELPRRLVCIGGGYISFEFAHLARIAGADVTIVLRSNALKQFESELVDVLLEATRALGISIIKEAEVVAYEEESLRLSNGDVLKTDVVLNATGRVASIDQLGLEAIGVAHNEKGIHVNAYLQSSVEHIYAAGDVAVSGNPALTPFAGTEGRLAADNMLEGNNRKLELLPVPSVVFTAPNLALVGETEAALKKAGIPYRGRLIDTSAWQTNARIKDSFARAKVLVGEDDQVLGAHFIGVNAAELANYFSFAMQHRIPSTSMQQTGFAYPTPASDIASLFED, encoded by the coding sequence ATGCGTACATATGATTGCATTGTGATCGGAACAGGTTCCGCTGGAAATCAAGCGGCTTATAAATTCACTGAAAAAGGGCTTCGTGTTGCCATCGTGGAGAACTTCACTCCAGGTGGCACATGCGCACAACGTGGATGTGACGCAAAAAAAATCTTACTGACAGGTAGTGAGACGAAAGACGCTGTCGAGCGATTGCTCGGATACGGTGTAAAGGGTCTGGTTTCGATTGATTGGCGCCAATTGATGGAGCGAAAGAATGAATACACACGCGCCATCCCGGAGCAAACTCGAAAGCGGTACGCGGAAACGGACATCGACTATTTCCATGGAGAACCGCATTTCGTGTCTTCACATCGCCTTCGAATTGGTGAAGAAGAAATCGAAGGGAAACAGTTTTTAATTGCAACCGGTCTAAGACCTCGCGAATTATCTGTACCCGGTAGTGAGCGTTTCATAACAAGTAATGAGTTTCTTGAACTGAAAGAACTTCCACGCCGACTCGTCTGCATCGGTGGCGGTTATATCTCGTTCGAATTCGCCCATCTCGCTCGTATTGCTGGCGCAGACGTCACGATCGTCTTACGTTCTAACGCCTTAAAACAATTCGAGAGCGAATTGGTCGATGTGCTGTTAGAAGCCACACGGGCACTTGGTATCTCGATCATCAAAGAAGCAGAGGTCGTCGCTTACGAAGAGGAATCCCTTCGTTTATCGAACGGTGACGTATTGAAGACGGATGTCGTTTTGAATGCGACTGGACGTGTCGCAAGTATCGATCAGCTTGGTCTCGAAGCCATTGGCGTTGCGCATAATGAAAAAGGAATCCATGTCAATGCGTACCTTCAGTCTTCCGTCGAACATATCTATGCCGCAGGAGATGTTGCTGTCAGCGGGAATCCCGCCTTGACGCCGTTCGCTGGAACCGAAGGACGACTCGCTGCTGATAACATGCTCGAAGGGAACAATCGGAAACTAGAGCTGCTCCCTGTACCTAGCGTCGTATTCACCGCGCCGAACCTCGCCCTCGTCGGTGAGACGGAAGCTGCTTTGAAAAAAGCAGGTATTCCTTATCGTGGTCGCTTGATTGATACGTCCGCTTGGCAAACGAACGCACGGATCAAGGACAGTTTTGCTCGGGCGAAAGTGCTCGTCGGGGAAGATGATCAAGTCCTCGGCGCACACTTCATCGGTGTCAATGCAGCGGAACTAGCAAACTATTTCTCGTTTGCGATGCAACACCGGATTCCAAGTACTTCGATGCAACAGACTGGATTCGCTTACCCGACACCTGCTTCAGACATCGCTTCGTTATTCGAGGATTGA
- a CDS encoding VOC family protein, with translation MIQYGYTILYVEDTTRTLAFYRDVLGLPVKAEHGSYIEFETGQTTLAFNTREDVQQLIPDYPIPSGKTQQTLEIGFITDDVPTLFQKVVEAGYETVLAPTQKPWGQVVAYVLDPDGHLIELCTPM, from the coding sequence ATGATTCAATACGGCTATACGATTTTATACGTTGAAGACACTACACGGACGCTGGCATTCTATCGAGACGTTCTTGGACTACCCGTCAAGGCGGAGCACGGGAGCTACATCGAGTTCGAGACCGGTCAGACGACACTCGCCTTCAATACGCGTGAAGACGTGCAACAGTTGATTCCGGATTACCCGATACCGAGCGGAAAAACACAACAGACGTTAGAGATTGGTTTCATCACGGATGACGTCCCGACTCTTTTTCAGAAGGTGGTGGAGGCAGGATATGAGACCGTCCTTGCTCCTACCCAAAAACCATGGGGGCAAGTCGTCGCCTATGTCCTCGACCCCGATGGTCACCTGATTGAACTTTGTACGCCAATGTAA
- the trxA gene encoding thioredoxin: MAIVHATSQSFKEETQEGLVLVDFWATWCGPCRMLAPVLEELDADMQDVKIVKVDVDANPEVAGAFQVQSIPTLVLFKDGQPVNKTMGFMPKDALKEFVETSN, translated from the coding sequence ATGGCAATCGTACACGCAACTAGCCAATCATTTAAAGAAGAAACACAAGAAGGACTCGTCCTTGTTGATTTTTGGGCAACATGGTGTGGACCATGTCGTATGCTCGCACCTGTTCTTGAAGAACTCGATGCTGACATGCAAGATGTAAAAATCGTCAAAGTCGACGTAGATGCAAACCCAGAAGTAGCTGGAGCATTCCAAGTTCAAAGTATCCCGACACTCGTTCTCTTCAAAGATGGACAACCTGTCAACAAAACAATGGGCTTCATGCCGAAAGACGCACTTAAAGAATTCGTTGAAACATCTAACTAA
- a CDS encoding electron transfer flavoprotein subunit alpha/FixB family protein yields MTKALVLAESRDGSLRNVSFEAIAAARRVADEVIAVLIGHDVAKDADALASRGADQVLVVEDERLLHYTPDGYGQVFLELMNRTSPDVLVFGHTSLGKDLSPKIAAKLQAGLISDVTAIEGEGADASFIRPIYSGKAFEKVKVAEGKTLFTVRPNNIDPLEAGSSQGTVESVTVDLKDLRTIVADIVRKATGGVDLSEAKVIVAGGRGVKSSDGFAPLQELADVLGGAVGASRGACDADYCDYALQIGQTGKVVTPDLYIACGISGAIQHLAGMSNAKVIVAINKDPEANIFSVADYGIVGDLFDVVPLLTAEFKKMLVHG; encoded by the coding sequence ATGACAAAAGCATTAGTACTCGCAGAATCACGGGATGGCAGTTTACGGAATGTGTCGTTTGAGGCAATCGCAGCAGCGCGACGTGTCGCTGACGAAGTCATCGCAGTCCTGATTGGACACGATGTCGCAAAGGATGCGGATGCACTAGCATCACGCGGAGCGGACCAGGTGCTCGTCGTCGAGGATGAGCGTCTTCTACACTACACGCCAGACGGTTACGGACAAGTCTTCCTCGAGTTGATGAACCGGACGTCACCCGACGTGCTCGTCTTCGGACATACGTCGCTCGGCAAGGATCTATCACCGAAAATCGCGGCGAAATTGCAAGCCGGTTTGATCAGTGACGTGACGGCGATTGAAGGGGAAGGCGCGGATGCGTCATTCATCCGCCCGATCTACTCGGGGAAAGCGTTTGAAAAAGTCAAAGTCGCAGAAGGCAAGACACTCTTTACGGTCCGTCCGAACAACATCGATCCACTCGAAGCAGGTAGTTCACAAGGAACGGTCGAGTCGGTCACAGTCGATCTGAAGGATTTACGGACGATCGTCGCAGACATCGTACGCAAAGCAACAGGCGGCGTTGATTTATCAGAGGCAAAAGTCATTGTCGCAGGTGGACGAGGCGTCAAAAGCTCGGATGGCTTCGCACCGTTACAAGAACTAGCAGATGTCCTCGGAGGAGCAGTCGGTGCTTCGCGTGGCGCTTGTGATGCAGACTACTGCGATTATGCACTTCAAATCGGTCAGACAGGTAAAGTCGTTACACCGGATCTTTATATTGCATGCGGGATCTCAGGAGCGATTCAACACTTAGCAGGGATGTCAAATGCGAAAGTCATCGTTGCGATCAATAAAGACCCGGAAGCGAATATCTTCTCGGTCGCGGACTACGGGATTGTCGGAGATTTGTTCGACGTCGTGCCATTATTGACAGCTGAATTCAAAAAAATGCTCGTTCACGGATGA
- a CDS encoding electron transfer flavoprotein subunit beta/FixA family protein encodes MEIYVLLKRTFDTEEAIQLENGQIDEDGAEFIINPYDEYAVEEAIRVRDAQGGTVTVVTVGPEDADKELRTALAMGADQAVRISIEDDIEEADHFTISEVLAGYLKEQTVDLVIAGNVAVDGGSGQVAPRVAELLDIPYVTTITKLELDGTKAVVTRDAEGDTETIETTLPLLVTAQQGLNEPRYPSLPGIMKAKKKPLEELELDDLELDEDELAPRLETIERFLPPNKAAGKILEGELNEQVAQLASLLRNEAKVV; translated from the coding sequence ATGGAAATCTATGTACTGTTGAAACGCACGTTTGATACGGAAGAAGCAATCCAACTCGAGAATGGCCAAATCGATGAGGATGGCGCTGAGTTCATCATTAACCCGTACGATGAGTATGCGGTGGAAGAAGCGATTCGTGTCCGTGATGCACAAGGGGGAACGGTGACGGTCGTGACGGTCGGACCGGAAGATGCGGACAAGGAATTACGAACAGCACTCGCAATGGGAGCGGATCAAGCAGTTCGCATCTCGATTGAAGATGATATCGAAGAGGCAGACCATTTCACGATTTCTGAAGTGCTCGCTGGTTATTTGAAGGAACAGACGGTTGATCTCGTCATCGCCGGAAACGTCGCAGTCGATGGCGGAAGTGGTCAAGTGGCACCGCGCGTCGCAGAATTACTCGATATCCCTTACGTGACGACGATCACGAAACTAGAGCTCGACGGTACGAAAGCTGTCGTGACACGCGACGCTGAAGGGGATACGGAGACGATCGAAACAACACTTCCGTTACTCGTCACTGCGCAACAAGGGTTGAACGAACCACGTTACCCAAGTCTTCCGGGGATCATGAAAGCGAAGAAAAAGCCGCTAGAAGAACTCGAACTCGATGATCTCGAACTGGATGAAGACGAACTCGCACCACGTCTAGAGACGATCGAGCGTTTCTTACCACCGAACAAAGCAGCCGGTAAGATCCTTGAAGGTGAACTGAACGAGCAAGTCGCACAGCTCGCATCATTATTACGCAACGAAGCAAAAGTGGTCTAA
- a CDS encoding TetR/AcrR family transcriptional regulator, which produces MKRTMSKSDRIIDAAVKVIAKNGYHGAKVTAIAKEAGVADGTIYLYFKNKEHLLISLFQAKMGSFIEYSEGQIASHTSATEQLAALIEAHLEQLSVDYDLAVVTQIELRQSNQDMRQNIAAVLKPYLHLIDRVVKHGMTTGEFSNELDYRLARQMIFGTIDEVVTSWMASGFKYELLETRDGIHRMLIKGLS; this is translated from the coding sequence ATGAAACGAACAATGTCAAAGAGTGACCGCATCATTGATGCCGCCGTAAAAGTCATCGCTAAGAACGGCTACCATGGAGCGAAAGTGACTGCCATTGCAAAGGAAGCCGGGGTTGCGGATGGAACGATTTATCTGTACTTCAAGAATAAAGAACATCTCTTGATTTCGCTCTTCCAAGCGAAAATGGGAAGCTTTATCGAATATTCCGAAGGACAAATCGCGAGCCATACGTCAGCAACGGAACAATTGGCAGCATTGATCGAGGCGCACCTCGAGCAATTATCCGTCGACTATGATTTAGCGGTCGTCACGCAGATCGAATTGCGTCAATCGAACCAAGACATGCGTCAAAACATCGCTGCCGTCTTGAAACCGTACTTGCATCTGATTGACCGAGTCGTCAAGCACGGGATGACGACAGGTGAGTTTTCAAACGAACTCGATTATCGATTAGCACGTCAGATGATTTTCGGAACGATCGATGAGGTCGTGACGAGCTGGATGGCAAGTGGGTTCAAATATGAGTTGCTTGAGACACGTGACGGGATTCATCGGATGTTGATCAAAGGGCTGAGTTAA
- a CDS encoding AMP-binding protein, with the protein MESVWLSDYPEQVPASIDYRELPLYQALDEAATDFPEQRALSFLGKRMTFREVRDEARALGSLLQEHGLKKGDRVGLMLPNCPQYMISYYAVLYAGGIVVQVNPLYTDRELEQILVDSGAHMLVTLDLLYPKASRVKASTTLKTVVTTSIADYLPFPKNKLYPIKARKDNNIIIDTTGSIPFLSLRGYEPITPVAIQPKEDVAVLQYTGGTTGAPKGVMLTHFNLSANVEQIDNWFYKYSRGDGRKLLAVVPYFHVYGMTCNLNFGIFNAYEQIIVPKFDIEQVLKTIHKEKPNLFPGAPTMYVGLLNHPKLKKYDLSSIEACISGSAPLPVEVQEKFEALTGGRIVEGYGLSETSPVTHTNCIWDRRIPGTVGIPVPDTQAKIVQADGETPAAPGEIGEIIVTGPQVMKGYWKRPEDTQAVLRNGWLHTGDLGYIGEDHYFRIVDRKKDLIIASGFNIYPREVEEILYEHPAVKEAVVIGVPDVYRGETVKAFIVVKDEMTVTEEELDQFCRKQLASFKVPKQYEFRQELPKTFVGKILRRVLVEEERAKQLEESS; encoded by the coding sequence ATGGAATCCGTTTGGTTATCTGATTATCCCGAGCAAGTACCCGCATCGATTGATTATCGAGAATTACCTCTTTATCAGGCACTCGATGAGGCAGCGACTGATTTTCCAGAACAACGTGCCTTGAGTTTCTTAGGAAAACGTATGACGTTTCGTGAAGTACGTGACGAGGCCCGCGCACTTGGGAGCCTATTGCAAGAGCACGGACTAAAAAAAGGGGATCGCGTCGGACTGATGTTACCAAACTGTCCCCAGTATATGATCAGTTATTATGCGGTTCTCTATGCAGGTGGCATCGTCGTCCAAGTGAACCCACTCTATACAGACCGTGAACTGGAACAGATTCTCGTTGATTCAGGTGCGCATATGCTTGTAACGCTCGATCTACTCTATCCGAAAGCATCTCGTGTCAAAGCGTCGACGACACTTAAGACGGTCGTGACGACAAGTATCGCGGATTACCTTCCCTTCCCTAAAAATAAACTCTATCCGATTAAAGCACGGAAAGATAACAACATCATCATTGATACGACAGGTTCGATTCCGTTTTTATCTTTGCGGGGGTATGAGCCGATTACACCAGTCGCGATTCAACCGAAGGAGGACGTCGCGGTTCTTCAATATACGGGTGGAACGACAGGCGCACCCAAAGGTGTCATGTTGACACACTTCAATTTGAGTGCAAACGTCGAACAGATCGACAACTGGTTCTATAAATATAGTCGAGGAGATGGACGGAAGCTGTTAGCAGTCGTTCCTTATTTCCATGTCTATGGCATGACGTGTAACCTCAATTTCGGCATATTTAATGCCTATGAACAAATCATCGTTCCAAAATTCGATATCGAACAGGTACTCAAGACGATTCATAAGGAAAAACCGAATCTGTTCCCAGGTGCTCCGACGATGTATGTCGGTCTATTGAATCATCCGAAGCTGAAGAAGTATGATCTCTCTTCGATTGAAGCCTGTATTTCTGGTTCAGCTCCACTACCAGTCGAAGTGCAGGAAAAATTCGAAGCACTGACAGGCGGACGGATCGTTGAAGGATACGGTCTATCTGAAACGAGTCCGGTGACACATACGAACTGTATCTGGGATCGTCGGATTCCTGGAACGGTCGGTATTCCGGTACCCGATACGCAAGCAAAAATCGTCCAAGCAGACGGAGAGACACCAGCTGCTCCAGGTGAGATTGGTGAGATCATCGTCACAGGTCCGCAAGTCATGAAAGGATACTGGAAACGACCAGAAGATACGCAAGCTGTTCTGAGAAACGGTTGGTTGCATACGGGAGACCTTGGATATATCGGTGAGGATCATTATTTCCGAATCGTCGATCGGAAAAAAGATTTAATCATTGCTTCTGGATTCAACATTTATCCACGTGAAGTCGAAGAAATCCTATATGAACACCCTGCCGTCAAAGAAGCGGTCGTCATCGGTGTTCCAGATGTCTACCGCGGAGAGACCGTCAAAGCGTTCATCGTCGTCAAGGATGAGATGACGGTCACGGAAGAAGAGCTCGATCAATTCTGTCGTAAACAATTAGCATCGTTTAAAGTGCCGAAGCAGTATGAATTCCGGCAAGAGCTACCGAAGACGTTCGTGGGTAAGATTCTCCGCCGTGTTCTCGTTGAAGAAGAACGTGCCAAACAACTCGAAGAAAGCAGTTGA
- a CDS encoding YitT family protein, whose protein sequence is MNVRKTSTTTETRRRAFEAMQLISWKDIFWVIIGSAILAFGINYFTIPNDLSEGGLIGITVIFYYLYGWDTGLVSLIANALLFVVGYRFLSRKTMLYSVISVAVTSFVLSSTANLATSSDSRLIGTVYAGILIGVGIGLVIRAGGTTGGGVIIARLMNKYLNLSIAVSMFIIDVAVVGASGFLFGEETMLYTLIAIIIGSYLIDLVSEGLNVREAVTIISHRQEEIATILTETLGRSATVIHSHGHFTKQKNDMLYMIVDKRQLAPLKQIVEAADPRAFVVIHKVREVIGEGFTYPSR, encoded by the coding sequence ATGAACGTACGAAAAACATCAACAACGACAGAAACGAGACGCCGTGCTTTTGAGGCGATGCAATTGATTTCTTGGAAGGACATCTTCTGGGTCATCATCGGGTCGGCGATTCTCGCCTTTGGAATCAACTACTTTACGATTCCGAACGATTTATCCGAAGGTGGATTGATCGGGATCACGGTCATCTTCTACTATCTTTATGGCTGGGATACGGGACTTGTTTCCTTGATTGCGAACGCTTTGCTGTTCGTCGTCGGTTATCGATTCCTCAGCCGGAAGACGATGCTTTACTCCGTCATCTCGGTCGCCGTCACATCATTTGTCCTCTCTTCGACAGCAAATCTAGCGACATCATCGGATAGCCGTTTAATCGGTACGGTCTATGCGGGAATTCTGATTGGCGTCGGAATCGGACTTGTCATTCGTGCTGGAGGAACGACGGGCGGCGGAGTCATCATCGCTCGACTGATGAATAAGTACTTGAATCTCAGTATCGCGGTCTCGATGTTCATTATCGATGTCGCGGTCGTCGGTGCATCAGGATTTCTGTTCGGAGAAGAGACGATGCTATACACGTTGATTGCGATCATCATCGGCTCGTATTTGATTGATCTCGTCAGCGAAGGATTGAATGTCCGCGAAGCGGTCACGATCATCAGTCATCGCCAAGAGGAAATCGCGACGATCTTGACAGAGACGCTCGGTCGTAGTGCAACGGTCATTCACAGTCACGGTCATTTCACGAAACAAAAGAATGATATGTTATATATGATCGTCGATAAACGACAACTGGCACCGTTGAAACAGATCGTCGAAGCAGCGGATCCCCGCGCCTTCGTCGTCATTCATAAAGTGCGCGAAGTCATTGGAGAAGGATTCACGTATCCATCCCGGTGA